The sequence below is a genomic window from Thermodesulfobacteriota bacterium.
CCCTCGAGGAGCCGCCCCCGCACGTCATATTCATATTCGCCACCACCGAGCCCCATAAGATCCCGTCCACCATACACTCCAGGTGCCAGAGGTTCGACTTCAGGCGTATCGCGTTCGGGGAGATACATGACCGGCTCAAGCGGATAGCCTCCGAAGAGGGGATAAAGATAGAGGAAGAAGCCCTTTTCTCCCTTACCAGGGAGGCCGAGGGGAGCCTCCGGGATGCCCAGAGCCTGCTCGACCAGGTCATAGCCTTTGCCGGGACGGAGGGGATCAACGAAAAGGCGGTGGCCGGGGCCCTGGGGCTCATGGACAGGTCGGTCCTTATGGAACTCACCGAGGCGGTAATTAAGAAGGACGGCAAAAAGTGCCTGAATATTGTTGAAAAGATATATAATTTTGGGTATGATTTGAAGAAGGCCGCAGCCGACCTGCTCGAACAGGTAAGGGACCTTACGGTACTAAAGGTCACGGGAGAGGGCGGCGGAGCGGGCCTGCTGGAACTCCCGGAGAGTGAAGCGAACCGCCTTGAGGAGCTTTCGGGTCTTATCGGTCTCGACAGGCTCCAGATGATATTCACCGTCTTAACCCGGGGCTACGAGGAGGTGGCAAGGAGTACCTCCCCGAGGTTCTCCTTCGAGATGGCGCTCTTAAGGGCCGTCCACATCGAGGATGTCGAGTCCGTCCCGGAGCTTATTTCAAGGCTTGAGCTCTTGAAGCAAAAGGTTGGGGCCGCTGAGGGGCACGGCGCGCGCAGTGCACGCACGGCACACGTGGCGGAGGGGGAGGGGGGGAAGGGGGCGGAGACGAAGGCGGTCGCCGAGGGGGCCGTACGGAAAAGCGGACCGGCGGAAGGCCGGAGTAAGGATGCGGGCAGAGCGCGGAAGGCCGGGAAAGAAGAGGGGGTGGGGGTGGAGGGGCCTCGGAGCTCCGAGGGGCCCGGAACCTCTACCTCGGGATTCATGGAGCATATAAGGCAGAGGAACCCGCGCCTTTTTAAATCCCTGGAATCCGCAGCCGTATCCTTGAGCCCCACGGGCCTTACCATTAATGTCATCGGTGAGCCGGGGTTCCTTCTGGTAAAGAAGGACCTCCTGGAGAGTATTGCGAGCGAATACTTTAAAAAGAGGGTCCCGGTGAAAATAAAAAAGGAGGGGGCCGTTCGGAAGGAAAGCGAGGGGGCCGCCCCCCCCACTCCCGATGATACGCTCCTTAACGATGCGAAGCGTATATTCGGGGGCAGGGTAGTAGAGGACCGGAGGAGGACCAATGTCTAAGGGTTTAGGGAATATAATGAAGCAGGCCCGGAAGATGCAGGAGCGGATGGGCGAGGTGCAGAAAGAGCTCGCCGAGAAGACCTGCGAGGCCTCGGCCGGAGGCGGCATGGTCACCGCGACGGTCACCGGCGGTATGCAGCTCGTCTCCTTAAAGATAGACCCGTCGGTCGTCAACCCGGATGACGTCGAGATGCTCGAGGACCTGGTGGTCGCCGCCGTCGGCGAGGCCATGAAGCGCTCCAAGGAGATGGCCTCCGAGGAGATGGGTAAGCTTACGGGAGGGCTCGGGCTGGACATACCGGGGCTCTTTTAACTGGAGCCGGAAAGAAGGTATGGGACCCTGGCTATATGCAATACGCGGAGCCAATTAAGAGGCTTGTCGAGGCGTTTTCAAGGCTTCCGGGCATAGGAGAGAAGACGGCTTCAAGGCTCGCGCTTTACGTACTTAACGCAAAGGGGGGCGAGGGGGGCTGCGCCGAAGAGCTCGCGAAGGCGCTTACCGAGGTTAAGCAAAGCGTGGGGCTCTGCTCCGAATGTATGTCGTTTTCCGAGCGGGACCCATGCCCGATATGCGCCGACAACGCGAGGGACCCCTCGACGGTCTGCGTGGTCGGGGACTACAAGGACATGGCCGCCCTCGAGTCGGTCGGCTCCTACATGGGAAGGTACCATATCCTCCACGGCTCGCTCGCGCCGCTTAAGGGGATAGGGCCCGACGAGATAAGGATCAAGGAACTCCTTAAGAGGGTAGACGGCGGCGGCGTAAAAGAGGTTATACTGGCCACCTCCTTCGATGCCGAGGGGGAGGCCACGGCCGTATACCTCATGAAGCTCCTGAAACAATACGGAGCCAAGCTCACCCGTCTCGCCTCCGGCGTGCCGGTCGGGAGCTATATAGAGTACATGGACCCCTCAACACTCGGAAGGGCTATGGAGGGCAGGAAGGAACTTTAACGAGAAAGGTCTTTCATGGAAAGCTACATTGAGGTAAGATGGCACGGCAGGGCTCAGCAGGGGGTCGTAACGGCCGCGAAGGTCCTCGGGGAGACCGCGCTCTTTGAAGGCAAGCACGTCCAGGCCTTTCCCGAGTTCGGACCCGAGAGGATGGGCGCGCCCGTAAGGGCCTATAACAGGATCTCGGACGAACCCATAAGGATGCACTGCCAGGTAACCGAGCCGAAGATAGTCCTTATAGTGGACCCGACCCTTATCGGCATGGACCTCTCCGGCGGCATGGAGACCTCAGGCGGGGTGACCGACGGTACCCCGGACGACGCGGTCTTTATAGTGAATACCAAGAAGAGCCCGGCCGAGATGCGTAAGGAGCTTGATCTCAACGGCAGTGGGGCGAAGGTATTCACCGTCGACGGCTCGAAGATATCGATGGAGACCATCGGAAGGCATATGCCGAACACCCCGATGCTCGGAGCGCTTGCGAAGGCCACCTCGATTGTGAATATCGAAGCGCTCATAAGCAACTTCAAGGAAAACTACGCGAAGAAGTTCAGCCCCAAGGTCATAGACGGCAACGTCTGTGCCATACAAAAGGGTTTTGACGAGGTAAAAGGAGAGTAGGATGGCGGATAGCGCCAAAAAAATGCCGCTCGGCGGCGTTATAGAGAAGGCCGGCTCGGCCGACGACTACTTCACCGGCGATTGGCGGAAGCTGAAACCCGTCCTCGACGGGGAGAAGTGTACGAACTGCCTTATCTGCTGGGTCATGTGCCCGGACTCGGCCGTTATAGTGGAGGACGGGAAGATGGTGGGCTTCGACATGGAGCACTGCAAGGGCTGCGGCATATGCGCCGTTGAGTGCCCGGACAAGATAAAGGCGATAGATATGGAAGAGGAGGTCTCTTAGATGTCGATTGTCAAGGCCGCGACGAAGGCGGTGGCTTATACCGGTAACTCGGCCGTGGCCTACGCCATGAAGCAGATCGACCCGGACGTCTGCGCGGCATATCCGATAACCCCCTCGACACAGGTGGTGGAGGAGTTTTCCGGCTACGCGGCGGACGGCGAGGTATCGACCGAGTTCGTCACGGTCGAGAGCGAGCACTCGGCCATGAGCGCGTGCATCGGGGCCGCGGCCGCGGGTGCGAGGGTCATGACCGCAACGAGCTCCCAGGGGCTCGCCCTTATGTGGGAGATGCTCTACATCGCCTCGGGCCTCAGGTTCCCGGTCGTGATGGCCACGGTCAACAGGGCCCTATCCGCCCCCATAAACATACACTGCGACCACTCCGACTCTATGGGCGCGAGGGACTCGGGCTGGATACAGCTTTACTCCGAGACCGTGCAGGAGGCCTACGACAACATCTTCCAGGCCGTGCGCATCGCCGAGCACGAAACCGTCCTCACCCCCGCCATGGTCTGCCTCGACGGCTTCATAACGAGCCATGCCATAGAGA
It includes:
- the recR gene encoding recombination mediator RecR; this encodes MQYAEPIKRLVEAFSRLPGIGEKTASRLALYVLNAKGGEGGCAEELAKALTEVKQSVGLCSECMSFSERDPCPICADNARDPSTVCVVGDYKDMAALESVGSYMGRYHILHGSLAPLKGIGPDEIRIKELLKRVDGGGVKEVILATSFDAEGEATAVYLMKLLKQYGAKLTRLASGVPVGSYIEYMDPSTLGRAMEGRKEL
- a CDS encoding 4Fe-4S binding protein, coding for MADSAKKMPLGGVIEKAGSADDYFTGDWRKLKPVLDGEKCTNCLICWVMCPDSAVIVEDGKMVGFDMEHCKGCGICAVECPDKIKAIDMEEEVS
- a CDS encoding YbaB/EbfC family nucleoid-associated protein, with translation MSKGLGNIMKQARKMQERMGEVQKELAEKTCEASAGGGMVTATVTGGMQLVSLKIDPSVVNPDDVEMLEDLVVAAVGEAMKRSKEMASEEMGKLTGGLGLDIPGLF
- a CDS encoding 2-oxoacid:acceptor oxidoreductase family protein, with protein sequence MESYIEVRWHGRAQQGVVTAAKVLGETALFEGKHVQAFPEFGPERMGAPVRAYNRISDEPIRMHCQVTEPKIVLIVDPTLIGMDLSGGMETSGGVTDGTPDDAVFIVNTKKSPAEMRKELDLNGSGAKVFTVDGSKISMETIGRHMPNTPMLGALAKATSIVNIEALISNFKENYAKKFSPKVIDGNVCAIQKGFDEVKGE